tccatttaactaaattttgttataatattcaacatgtgtcaagtacccaattatatgACAAGCTATGATTCATTAGTaagaattaaaactttttttgctAAAAAGAGTAATGCGAATCACCATTATTTTCTAAATGATCATTTTAGTCTCTTTTAATATCTATATATGAGAACTTTTTATCTTTAAATATATTGTCACAAAATGTGCatagttacttatttaaaatacaagaaataaaatCCTGCTTCAAGTTTGTGGCATAACCCAATATATTTAACGGAACCTACGTTTATCTGTCTAGATCAGAATCTTTACAACTGTGTCTTATGCATAAGAGCATttctttttttgccactttttttacgagaccttttttgccacttttgtgttatttttagtcAGAATCACGACCCCGTTTCATCCTTATGGGAGAAAAAAGTGtgccaaaatttccatacatttttgaaaCTCTTTTTATACCATTAGGTATGAAAGAGCTTGTcattctgagtagaaaaaacacaaaatttacgGCACCACATTACACCCTGCCAACATCGGGTTTCTTACAAAAAACCTACAGCTACAGCCTAGCAACATCACTACAAGGATCAGAAGTTAAAATGCGGTCTAACAATTATACATACGACATAATTCTAGACAAATATCTCTACAACTAAGTCGTATGTCGGtctaatttatgaaataaattaggTTGTCCATTGGTTTAACGCGGAAACGCGACAAGCgtaatgggcacctttgcgccgggAACGATGCGGGGTGGGTTGTTCGAATAGTTTTTATGGGTTAATTTAGGTTGAGTTAAAATAACTAATGTATTCCctagtttttaagtattttgaatGATTGTAATTCATTTAATGACAGattgtaataatataatttataaatgaaaatctctcttcttcctcgcgttgtcctggcattttgccacggctcatgggagcctggggtccgcttgacaactaatcccaagatgtggcgtaggcactagtttttacgaaagcgactgccatctgaccttccaacccagaggataaactaggccttgttgggattagtccggtttcctcacgatgttttccttcaccgaaaagcgactggtaaatatcaaatgatatttcgtacataaattccgagaaactcattggtacgagccggggtttgaacccgcgacctccggattgcaagtcgcacgctcttaccgctaggccaccagcgcttcaatttATAAATGAAAATCAAATTCTTAAATAAGTAACCAgtttatacttacctacatcaTTAATATTTCATGTATATGCTTCTTTCACCAGTGTAAGTATGAATTTAAAACTTGCTTACCTGTTTCGTGCCAATCTTGAAATCTTTTTCTCTAAATGACGGATCCCAGATAGTTCGGAGCACCCGAAAATCTATTTTCGTCATTAACCATGTTAATgggttttgtaataatattagtttcgGTACTCTCTTCTTTCTAGGCTTACTATCTTTAGGTTTTCTGTTGAAAAATATTGTTCTCGGGAAGCCATTGACTAGGTCGAATTTTGAAAGTTTAGATAGATGTGgtagttttgagtcgtttcgGGGTTTTATAGGTTCAAGGGAATGAAATTTAGTtgaattttgattaaaatttgattgaaaatgtattttctttgttGCGTTGGAAGAGGCACGCCATGCGGAGGTGTGGCGGGCTAAGGTAAGGCTGTGGCGATTCACAGCGACTGGCAAATGCAATGTATTAAGGAGAATACATTTCCCTAATTTTAGTCCCCTTtccatctgaaaaaaaaaacagtttcgtCATCTTTAAAATATGATTCATGTTTATTGTAGAAATATATACTTGCATATTATACATACCACAACATTCCCTTTGAACCTCGATGAATTTAGTagattttttgcatttttactTAGAAATAGTTACTAGTAATTTAATGTGTCCATGAAGTAAAATTATTCACCTAACGCCATTtctgaaatgtcattttttggCACCTCGCCAAGTGACAAGTAGTCATTACGCATATTTTAAACAAGTTTGTAAACAATAGTTTTAATATCAATTTTCGGTGATGGTTATGGCATTTTCGTAAAAAAGTGTATtctgtgtttttattaaaaaaaacctaaagatTTTGGATTATTTCTATTCGGAATCAAGAGCACTACcgatttaagcaataaaatatgttaattgGCAGTTTTGTAATAACCGCGTTACAATACATGTTGTATGGACCGTTACAAAATTGAcaaattgtatggagaaataAGAATTAGGCAAAacgggtacattttttttctgaaaacccccGTATACCAGTACCCCAGAGAAATATTGAACGCGTAAATTATACtatgtatataggtatttacCCATAACGCACAAGGGAAGATGTACAATTGTATAATTATGACTTGAAGGAAAACTATGGGTAAAACTGATGGCGTGCAATACTACAATACCGAATAGCCTGACTCACAAAACGTTTGAAAACGAGGACTCCTATTGGATGagtcttattatattatatttaatataatagtaAATAGTATTAATATAGTTCTGCAACAGTAAACACAGTGTAGTAATGAAAGTACGTTAGAACAGTTAACTCGTAACAAGGTGGTAGTATTAATTTCGTCAGTCAGCGGCGGAttgtaagatcaggcagatcgtgaaattaCTAGGCGTAAAAGGTAATTCTCAAAAATATGACTGCGGTCTAATTGCCGtgacccatacaaaatgtatgaaaagagtCGTGGCAAAGACGTGACCGCAGACATATTCTCAGAGAATGACCAAAATATTACAAAGGAACATTACGATGGCAAAGACGTGACCGCAGACATATTCTCAGAGAATGaccaaaacattacacaggaacattacgatggCAAAGACGTGACCGCAGACATATTCTCAGAGAATGaccaaaacattacacaggaacattacgatggCAAAGACGTGACCGCAGACATATTCTCAGAGAATGaccaaaacattacacaggaacattacgatggCAAAGACGTGACCGCAGACATATTCTCAGGGAATGACCAAAACATTAGACAGGAACATTCTGATCGGCTTGATCTTACGTTCGGCCGccgacatacatacatatattattatttcaataaattatttttgttttacctaTCTAATCAGTATTACCAAATCACGGATATTATGCTGTTTTCGATTCTACAAGATTGCAATCGAACGGCCTTATCTTTTCATttcagtataaataataaatcatatcaGAGAGATTGCCAGTGCAGCAGTTGGATTTGATTTAACGGGTGAgtcttttattttatcttaaagtTTGGCTGATAGGTACTATTTACGTATTTTTGGACATTAACGAGaccaatatttacttatacgaGTATTTAGCTCTAGTTTTTCTTCCATGACTTAACGTTGATTTATCGTTTTGTAATTATGATTACTGTAGGCAAAGAAAATTGTATTGTGAAAGATATATTTTCTTGGTTCATATATCCTGACCAGCAGGTTTCCAGCAACATATCTCACTTTTAATACCATGAATACTTAACTAGACAAATGTGATTTTAATTtgcgtcaaaatattttaaatataaaggaATGGTAGGTCTTTTTATAAGCTGgctcatcatcatctcagccgaaaGATGTCCTCTGCTGGAAAAAGGATCTCCACAACGAACGCTCATTCACTGCCCTCAACCCACGGTTTCCCACGGGTTTAACCAGATCGTCGGTCCATCTAGTCTGGGACCTTCCCACGCTGCGTCTTCGGTACGTGGTCGCCACTCGAGAACCTTTCTGCCCCATGATCAACGGTTCTGCGAGCGATGTGGCCCGCCCATAGGCTAGCTAGAGGattagatatataaatatatttcaagtCCAGTTACGGATTACTTATGTAAACTACAAACAGTACAAACCGCGATTATTTTGTTGTCAGTACCATGTGGGCATCACTATTCTGGTTGGCCGCACTGGCCACGCTCAGCAAGGCGTGTACGCCGAGCGTCACAACTGTGAGCGGGTCACACGCCCCGGCCACCGTCTGCTCGGGCGCTCTGATCTTCAGCGACGAGTTCAACGAGTTTGACCTTGAGAAGTGGCAGCATGAGAACACGCTTGGTGGCGGAGGTGTAAGTAATTCTTGAACTTAGACCGGAACTTTTATATAAAAGGTAATTAAGACATTCGTGAAATACGTACTTAATTCGCATTATTAGGCAGAAACACCGATTTCGCATCAACGAATCAGGAAATAGCCTAAGACTTGagataatataatgttttaatgCACAGGACAGAATCTTGGCCATGATATcagatagggagcgtgcatgaactgtaggaggcagcacaggagccgtcagatttttggcgcgaggcgtaaatgtgatgttttttgttccgatgtaacccacaagatggcagaacctactatgcacaagaaaacacgtgacgtgtacatgtgcatgtttatggttccgattcaggccacaagatggcagaccctccaacgcgcacggtccctataggatTGATTGTCCTTAAATACGACATGCTGGAGTGTGCATAAGTATCTCTAAAAATGCACAAGTCGGCTGATGTTCACACTATTGAAAAGAAGTATGTATTAGTAGAATACACACAGACATAGAATAAacattacatataaaaatactaaCTGAGAGAATAAGATAATGAGCTgcaatgttactaaccatttaATAtgaatctttattattttaaataaatgattatttaattaaattgaatgtCCCACAGATTTTTGATGGGGAGCATAAATGAACTGTGAGAGGCAGATGATGAATTTCAGATTTAGGTCACAATAATATGGCCGAGCTTCCAAAGAACTTCGTTGAATTGtccttttattaaatttatgtaacATCCTCCTTCAATGTCTTTCAGAACTGGGAGTTCCAGTACTACAGCAACAACCGCACCAACTCGTTCGTGCACAGCGGCAACCTGTTCATCAGGCCTTCTCTGACATCTGACCAGTTCGGCAACGCCTTCCTCGCCAGCGGTACTTTGAACATTCATGGTGGAGCTCCCGCTGATGAGTAAGTTATTCAATAGGTACCTGATGCGGCGAACGATGATTCATAATGAGAGTTTCTCCAAATAGCTTTTCGATAGATctcatttgaaaataattacagaaacaaatatccgtgcttatcacacgaataaatgcccttaccaggatttgaacgcaTAATttgaaccatcggcttcataggcagggtcactacccactaggcaagaCCGGTCATCAGCTGTAATTGGTTTCTTCTCAAATATTTGCCATTCCCTTGCCTCGGATAGGTATCTTGGAGTTTATTAATGATTTCCAATGCGTAATCTTATCATACCAAAATAAATCTAGTAGGGGTCAAGATAAATCGATTGTTAATCGCTGACGTATGTAataattttttcaccacaccaacaggtaaaggccctcttgattattcaaaaacgaatgagaaagtttcattttatccacatgtggggcaaagtaatcagatgcaaattttgagttgtttccttatgttagctagtagaattgacttttaaatgatgattgtgaatgatcattttttttattacgttcattaggatttgattttatttgttttttttttggtatttcatagttagtagtttcctcgtgttggtgtggtgaacaattttgtgttttacaagggggaaaagttgttgtcgtttaaataactattgttctcAAATCAgttttattacattcattttaGATACGGGATGCAGGATTCCTCTAATTAGGTGTTTAGGCCTATTATAAGTAGAGTTTTAGAATTTATGGACCagatataaaatgaaatttacagAGCCGATGggtcaaacaaaaatgtcacttctGTGAAATTTCtgaaaaattcaataaaagAAGACGATTCAGTCACGTTTGTCTTGTTTGattctcaagtactgaaaacaTGTATCCCAACTTTAAAGATGCAGCGTATAAATTAGCTTTTGATTCTTTGAACTTTgctatgtctacaggaaagacgatAGTTAATCATACAATAGGTCTAGATCTAGATCTAGTTATCAAAGTATCATGATTTAATGTATTGTTAATCTCTGTTACTTtcgtattgtttattatttaatcgtatggctagatatttgtcaaggtcgcttacagtattagtgaaactttaactaatttttttttcgtattgtaaaatagttattaagtGTTTTGATCAATAAATCAattgtaaacaatttttatttggaTTTATGATAATGTGGATACAAATTCAATAAtataactaaactataaaacttaaaaactaaatctaaaattaaataatactaagcttaaaaaaaatatataaaaaaatatccccctgcggcatggtgccgtagatgctggcagcatttcctcgtcgTATTGCAAGATttattctttgagcgaggaagctgccagctctacggtTGCCGGTGACCTCTGCTAACCTTTTTGGAAGTTAACAAGCTTAATAAGCTTAACGGCTTGGACctcacgggccaagggtctcgacgtcaaaaggtatgaaattgtattcggCGCTCAGATACACGATCCTTATATTCAAcacattgagcttactgtgagacttctagaacgatttttttttattcaatatttgtttttaaaactaaatatttgtaaaaatatgaaatgtttcTTTCACAGATGTACAAACCCACAATGGTGGGGCTGCGAACGCACCGGTACCCCCACCAACGTACTGAACCCGATCAAAAGCGCGCGCGTGCGCACCGTCAACTCCTTCAACTTCCGCTACGGACGCGTCGAGGTGCGCGCTAAGATGCCCGCTGGGGACTGGCTGTGGCCTGGTAAATATCACCAATCAGATGATCAATTAACTCACTGATCAACGGTCAACCATCGATGCTCAGAGAGGATAGGGGACGACCGGTTGTCCTTAGATGTTCCGTAACTATGGCTATTCGTTTGATTTTccggttttttcaaaattattattaaaggaGTTAGGAGCGTGAAACAAACttgatacaaatatttaaaagctCTTACATAACTCTTTGtagtaataaaagaaaaacaaacgaAGTCCACATTACATTGAGAAAAATGgggagtacgtttgtatggacaaAGTGTCTTAAACTTCCGCTAGGGGTGCGTCGAGGTGGATGCCAAGATGCTGGCTGAAAAATGGCTGCAAGCGAGACGCGCGGGCGTATGATAGGCAAATGACATaatattgacatcaaaatgtaagttcgaattaGCCTCTGGTATTTACAGTTCCGACTACAATATTCAGTTAAGACAAAGACCCTCACAAGTCAAAAAAGCATCCTCTCCAAGACAAGTCCAGTTTCTGCTTCAGCTTCGAgctcaaaattacaaaatgtgttGCAATTAAGATCTGAAGAGTAGTTCTCACGATTTTGAATAAATTTTCGGTATATGAGTATACCTATATGGCCCAAAACCACCGTTCCATTTTCACAAAATCGTAAAGAAAACGCCTGTAGTTTTTGTACGAGCAACggacatttttgtcaaaatatttattacttcattAATGTTGGAATTTTACACacgtagtaaataataaaattctagaTCCAGTTTTGACTATAATTTAGAGAACCAAGTAATCCATACTTTCGCATCTCTTGATTCCTGAAACACTGTACCAGTAACCTCCTACTCAAACTGAAATTTTCTATTAAAAGCTATCTGGCTGATGCCAGCCCACAACGTGTACGGCACCTGGCCTTCCTCGGGCGAGATCGACCTGGTGGAGTCCCGCGGCAACCGCAACATGTTCCAAAACGGCCTGCACATCGGTACCCAGGAGGCCGGCTCTACTCTGCACTACGGGCCCTATCCTGAGCTGAACGGATGGGAACGCGCCCACTGGCTCAGGAGGAACACCAATGGATACAACAGCAACTTCCATCGCTATCAGCTTGAATGGACGCCAGGTAACTAACTGAAAATTCAGTGTTGTTGACATTATTTCCAACAGAAAAGTTGacaagaacatttttttatttaaactttattgcacaatacattaagagtacaaatggtggacttaatgttagaaggcattctctaccagtcaaacatGAGCTAAACGGAAAGATCTAGTTGGTGAAGGGTCAGAATACAGttagagtaaaataaaataaaaaaaacacaaaattatattatattatacatatataaatatgttatacatacataatattatacaaaaataaattaatataaaaacatacatacctaaatatataCTCATAGAAATCCATTGAACAATGAATGAATTACTTCCTTGCTTCAGATATAGTTACATATTTGAAGCAAGGTCAGAAAACACATCAAGGAAGATCAGCAATGAAACAGTTgttaaaattcattaaaaataatcaaaatatgttACAACATAATGCTGTTTCATTGTTGATCAAAATTATGCTTGCTGCGTTTTAAAAAGTTGTTGGATTAGTAACCTAATCTataacacaatataaataaagtttatgtaACGCTCTGGTCAAACACAATTTTAAGTCACTTGATCGCCCACCCTTTGGTAACTTTTACTGTAAGcggcaatttttatttttcatcttCCTtccttttgtttgaaaaaaaaaattcttcctATATTGGAAGCTAcaaattattatgtaaaatatgaaTGTCCAGGGAGACATCGTTTCAATAAATTCTACGATCTCAGTAGAATTATCTCCGTCTGCTCTTTTTTACAGACTTCCTAAGGTTCAGCATCGACGACGTGGAGCTGGGCCGCGTGGCTCCCGGCAACGGTGGGTTCTGGGAGCACGGTGGCTTCGGCCAAGGACGTGACATCAGCAATCCTTGGCGCTACGGCTCCAAGATGGCGCCTTTCGACCAGAAGGTACTTTAAGGCCTAGTCTATTAACAGGAactgggtcaaacacattttattattattgtattcttAAGagaattaaaagtaaattttgacGCTGCACCCTTACAGGTGGGCTACATTTTTTCAGCACTTGAGGCTCAAATAAGAAACCACCCGAGGCTTTAACTTTTGTTGCTTTGTCCACTGAAAGGACCTTGTGTAAAATCTGTAAAATGTGTTTGATCCAATTACCTGTTTTAATTGGCCGTCCTTATGTATTTGCAATAAAGTATACGGATTGTGAGTTAATAACGTGGGTAATTGTAGAGGACATGTACGCACAGAAAGAGCGTATAGCCtctgaaaaacaaattatatccaaatCGAAACTAATGCAGTAAGATACCTTTGGGTATGGTGCTTTACACACACTAGGGTCCCCTCCCCTTCCCCTGACGCAACCTCACCTTTTAGCATGAAATATGTATGGGGGCAATCAGGGGCAGGGGAGTTGACGCTAGTGTGCGTAAAGCACCATACCCAGAGGTATCATTCTACATTCATTTCTGCTGCATAAgctggatataatttgtttgtcttACCCATACATTAGAACAAAACTTGACCGAATCATATAagctccatacttgacgtagCAATTGAAACTTAGCGTGATCCGACTCTAGTACGATATTATCTTGATAATGCCAAAACGTCAGTTTCTTTCTTTATATCGAAAATTGACGTTCACATCAATCGTTATCATATCGCTAACCGCGTCCACGCATACACCTTCCtacgacacacacacacagactaATACGacattaataataaagaaatacaatatACTAAATTCTGTacagacattcttacacaaattgactaagtcccaccgtGTGTTGTGaatactcagacaacgacatatatataatatacaaatacttagataaatagAAAACGTCCATGACGcggtaacaaatttaatatctgtcactcatcacacaaataaatgtccttaccgggatacgaacccaggaccatcggcttcattataggcagggtcactacccactaggccagaccggtcgtcaaaaatgatGATTAGTGATATGGAGACTTAAGAATTATGACGAAAGTAactctatctgtctgtctatccatctgtctgtctgttgccTCTTCACTACCTAAGTTGATTCCAACATTTCTAACGAAAAATAATCTTATCTGACGTTGTtataataatttctttattgttgGCTCTAGTTCTACCTCATCATGAACGTGGCTGTCGGCGGCACCAACGGATTCTTCCCTGACGGCGTCTCCAACCCATCCCCCAAGCCTTGGTGGAACGGCTCTCCTTCTGTAAGTTTATTCACGAGCATACACCCATACATCGCATTATGATGCACTTTGtcttatatatatttgaaatcaTTATTTTGTTAGAAATAATACATCAGATTTCAAATCCCCCACCCCCAGAGCCCAGAGACCCATTTCTGGAACGGTTTTAGACTAATTTTATTAGTCCAcatactgtcaaatcgtatgggttaccatgacaacacactaataatattagactaatatgcTTAGAGAAATGGGCCCCGAATTCTAACTTaaagatatgtcaaatattgtcAAGATaagatatggatcggatatatcaGGGTCAAGTGACTTTTTTTGTTTCAAGaaaataaatgtcacttttgacacttacatatctgatccatatcgtatcttgacctaatatttgacattttaaagtttgaatcgggccgttagtttaGGTATTGATGTAAAATAGTTGTATATGTCAGAGCCAGTTAAATTTTTTGCTTACAAGATCTTATATTTTATGTTGACTTTTCTAAATCATGTTTGTATATTTacagtatttaagtattatttaagcttaactgtaattattttaatttttggatatttttgtaggaaatatattttattaaaaagtatttttctaTCAGCATGGGCACGATGACAGGTGTCATCTTcttaaaatttataaactttaaaCGCAAAATcttgcaaaattgtattgagatgataTCTGTCATAACCTCATAACCATATCCACGCTATTTGAAAAATACAAAGCCCTCCCCTCATATAGCCAAACTTGACAAGTTTTTAATTGATTGCAGGCTGCGACAGATTTCTGGCTCGCTCAGAACGCGTGGCTGCCGACCTGGAACCTGGACGTGAACGACGGCCAGGACGCCTCAATGCAGGTCGACTACGTGCGGATCTGGGCTCTCTAGCAACCTTCTTTCTTCACAAATGGGCACGGGCCATAACTCGACAATTGACGCCTTACAAGCTCCTCAGCGGGCTGTgtacagggggcctagccaatgTGCTAATTGTTTACGCTACGACAGCGTAACGCTTTCTGTCTCTCTAGTGCAACAGAGAGACATGTACCGTTTCGTTGTCATAGCGCAaaagattggcatcttggctaggcacccagatGTCTAATTTGCGGAAAGTCTccaatagttcgtgtcatccacgatgacgcgtagatttgtcaaatctaacctttaattacatgtcaatacgggtcaaggcatgcgtcgtcGTGAAAGACACGATCTATTATTGAACTCAAGTTTCTAATTCGGAACGTCCAACGTACAAGCTTT
This portion of the Cydia pomonella isolate Wapato2018A chromosome 7, ilCydPomo1, whole genome shotgun sequence genome encodes:
- the LOC133520179 gene encoding beta-1,3-glucan-binding protein-like, which codes for MWASLFWLAALATLSKACTPSVTTVSGSHAPATVCSGALIFSDEFNEFDLEKWQHENTLGGGGNWEFQYYSNNRTNSFVHSGNLFIRPSLTSDQFGNAFLASGTLNIHGGAPADECTNPQWWGCERTGTPTNVLNPIKSARVRTVNSFNFRYGRVEVRAKMPAGDWLWPAIWLMPAHNVYGTWPSSGEIDLVESRGNRNMFQNGLHIGTQEAGSTLHYGPYPELNGWERAHWLRRNTNGYNSNFHRYQLEWTPDFLRFSIDDVELGRVAPGNGGFWEHGGFGQGRDISNPWRYGSKMAPFDQKFYLIMNVAVGGTNGFFPDGVSNPSPKPWWNGSPSAATDFWLAQNAWLPTWNLDVNDGQDASMQVDYVRIWAL